A single genomic interval of Chloroflexota bacterium harbors:
- a CDS encoding glycosyltransferase family 2 protein yields MSKDLSIIIVNYNTRDLLRDCLNSIFASRGDFTYEVIVVDNCSTDGSAEMVITEFPLVKTIRSDINGGYAYANNLGLREATGRYQMLLNPDTIVPPTALHDLITYMDAHPEAGVVGPKLVRPDGSLDLACRRSFPTPEVAFWRLTGLSRLFPKSRRFNRYNLGYLDPDEPAEVDSVVGACMMIRREALAGVGLMDEDFYAFGEDLDLCYRIKKDQGWKVLYYPAVVVTHYKGESMKQRSTEMIYHFYRSMWVFHRKHYAKNTCFVLNWLIALGIAGLAAVKLFLNALKPPSARRVGSA; encoded by the coding sequence ATGAGCAAAGATCTCTCCATAATCATTGTCAACTATAACACCCGCGATCTCCTGCGCGATTGTTTGAACTCCATTTTCGCCAGCCGGGGCGATTTTACCTATGAGGTTATCGTCGTGGACAACTGCTCCACCGACGGCAGCGCCGAGATGGTCATCACCGAGTTCCCCCTGGTCAAGACCATTCGCAGTGATATCAATGGTGGGTACGCCTACGCAAATAATCTGGGCCTGCGGGAGGCGACGGGTCGCTATCAGATGCTCCTGAACCCTGACACGATCGTGCCTCCAACGGCTCTCCACGACCTCATCACCTATATGGATGCACACCCAGAAGCAGGAGTAGTAGGTCCAAAACTCGTTCGCCCTGATGGCAGCCTAGACCTGGCCTGTCGGCGCAGTTTTCCCACCCCAGAAGTGGCTTTCTGGCGACTGACGGGCTTGAGCCGCCTTTTTCCTAAGAGCCGGAGGTTCAACCGCTATAACCTCGGATACCTCGACCCAGATGAGCCCGCAGAAGTGGACTCTGTAGTTGGCGCCTGTATGATGATACGCCGCGAGGCTTTAGCGGGGGTGGGGCTCATGGATGAGGATTTCTACGCCTTCGGCGAGGACCTGGACTTATGTTACCGCATCAAGAAGGACCAGGGTTGGAAGGTACTCTACTACCCAGCGGTAGTCGTTACCCATTACAAGGGTGAGTCCATGAAGCAGCGTAGCACGGAGATGATCTACCACTTCTACCGCTCGATGTGGGTCTTTCACCGCAAGCATTATGCCAAGAACACGTGTTTTGTGCTCAACTGGCTCATAGCATTAGGCATCGCCGGCCTGGCGGCGGTCAAGTTGTTTCTTAATGCACTCAAGCCACCCAGTGCGCGCCGCGTGGGATCGGCGTAG